DNA sequence from the Cohnella herbarum genome:
ATTTATAGAAGTCACGGCTGGAAAAATAACGATATATTTAAGTTTTTGAGCCCCTAACTCCTTAATTATTTCATTCAAATTGTAGGTCAATTCCAATAAAATGTCACTAATAACCAGCGAGGAGAATGAGAGCGATGACAAAAACATTAAACGAAACAAGAGCAACCGATGGGTTAAACTTTTTTACGACCGGTGATGGAGTTCGGATTGCTTATCGAATCGATGGAACAGCCGGTAAGCCCGTGCTAATGCTGGCGAACTCCATTGCCACCTCGATGAACATGTGGAACGGTCAGCTCGCTGAATTTTCTCTGCATTATCGCGTATTACGTTACGACTATCGGGGGCATGGCGACTCGGATACGCCCGATGGTCCTTATTCGTTCGACAGACTGGGAAGGGATGTAATCGAGCTCCTCGACACTCTTCATATTGATCGTGTCCATTTCCTCGGACTGTCGCTAGGCGGTATCATCGGACAATGGCTCGGCATCTATGCTCCCGAACGGATCGATCGGCTCATTCTGAGCAATACCTCCTCCTACCTTGGGCCGGCCGAGCAGTGGCAGGGTCTAATTACCTCAGTGCTGCAACCAGAGAAGATCTCCGATTTCGCCGATATGTTCATCAAGAACTGGTTCCCTTCGCATATGCTAGAATCGAAGAATGAGCTCGTCGCAGCGTTTCGCAATGGGATACTCGCTACTCGTCCTCAAGGAATTGCAGGAAGCTGGGCAGCTATCCGCGACATGGATATGCGCCGAACCGTCACCCTTATCGACGCCCCGACGCTAGTCATTGCCAGTCAGTATGATACGGTGACACTCCCCAGCCACGGCGAATTGATCGCCGAGACCGTGCCGAACGCGAAGCTAGTCATGCTGCCTGCAGTTCACCTGCCCAATGTAGAATTTCAATCCGAATTCATGAGCATCGTGCTCGAATTCCTGCAATCGAAATAACGCGTTCGCTAGATTTGCTAGTCGATCTCATAATTGCCTCAAGCACCCACTGTAAATCCTTTCCTTTCTTTCTGAGTTTATAGTATTCTAAACCATAAGAAAGGAGAGGAATTTATGTTCAAACAACTGATCGTCGGCGACGCATTGCATGAACTGGCGACGACACGCCGCGTCCTGGAACGCTTGCCCGAGGAGCATATGTCGTGGAAGCCGCACGAGAAATCGATGACGCTCGGCGGACTGGCCACGCACCTGATCAACCTGCTGAACTGGCAAATCGCGATTTTTCAGTATCCGGAGTTCGATCTTGCAACCGTTCCGCAGCGGCGGACCGCCTTGGAAAGACGCGCGGAAGTTCTTGAGGAGTTCGACGCGAACGTCGGCAAGCTGGAGAAGCTCATCGCCGAATGCGATGAGCTTACGCTCGGCGAGGAATGGACGTTACGCCACGGCGACCATATGATCCTCCGCGAACCGAAGGCTCTTGCGCTCCGCTCCTTCGGATTGAGCCACATGGTTCATCACCGGGCACAGCTCGGGGTATACTTGCGGCTTCTCGATATTCCGGTGCCGGGGATGTACGGCCCATCGGCCGACGAGGCTGCCCAATGAGCTTAGTTTCTTGATCCGTTACGCGCCAAATAGTCGCAGAGTACAGGCATGACCGCCGGCACTCTGCGACTATTATTATTGTCTTCGATTAGACGCTCGCGTTCACCTGCTTGCGTTTTCGATTTCTAATTTTCCTCTTGGTCAAGGAAAGTCTCGAGTGCATCAAGCTTGCTGGACCAGAAATGACGATAGGACTCCAACCACCTATCGACTTCCTGAAGCGGCTCCGGACGTATGGAATAAATGTTTTTCTGGGATACGGATCTTACCTCTACCAATCCGGCTTCTCGTAATATTCTAAGATGCTTGGAAACTCCCGGTTGACTCAACTGGCACTTGTCCACAAGCTCCCCGACTGACCGCTCGCGGATGCGCAACAGATCTAGCATAGACCGTCTATGCGGCTCCGACAAAACTTCAAATATACTATTTTTCATCCTTTGCACCTTAGGTTCATTTCTGAATTTTCGTGAAGTTATCTGTCCGTATTGAATATTCCTTTGTCATCGGCTTTTCCTCGCGAT
Encoded proteins:
- a CDS encoding alpha/beta fold hydrolase, with the translated sequence MTKTLNETRATDGLNFFTTGDGVRIAYRIDGTAGKPVLMLANSIATSMNMWNGQLAEFSLHYRVLRYDYRGHGDSDTPDGPYSFDRLGRDVIELLDTLHIDRVHFLGLSLGGIIGQWLGIYAPERIDRLILSNTSSYLGPAEQWQGLITSVLQPEKISDFADMFIKNWFPSHMLESKNELVAAFRNGILATRPQGIAGSWAAIRDMDMRRTVTLIDAPTLVIASQYDTVTLPSHGELIAETVPNAKLVMLPAVHLPNVEFQSEFMSIVLEFLQSK
- a CDS encoding DinB family protein, with translation MFKQLIVGDALHELATTRRVLERLPEEHMSWKPHEKSMTLGGLATHLINLLNWQIAIFQYPEFDLATVPQRRTALERRAEVLEEFDANVGKLEKLIAECDELTLGEEWTLRHGDHMILREPKALALRSFGLSHMVHHRAQLGVYLRLLDIPVPGMYGPSADEAAQ
- a CDS encoding ArsR/SmtB family transcription factor; amino-acid sequence: MKNSIFEVLSEPHRRSMLDLLRIRERSVGELVDKCQLSQPGVSKHLRILREAGLVEVRSVSQKNIYSIRPEPLQEVDRWLESYRHFWSSKLDALETFLDQEEN